DNA from Schistocerca gregaria isolate iqSchGreg1 unplaced genomic scaffold, iqSchGreg1.2 ptg000333l, whole genome shotgun sequence:
atcaaaatgtaaaatcttatagtgctggtatattaactgcactttctaatggtattggtgatgttgctattttaatttctattgcatgaatgttaaattttggtggttgaaattatatttattattatgattttatttctaattcttttgaaataaagctcattactatattaattgttttagcagctataactaagagagctcagattcctttctcttcatgacttcctgctgctatagcagctcctactcctgtttctgctttagttcattcttctactcttgttactgctggtgtttatttattaattcgttttagaccaatattggatacttataattgtggttgatttttacttttaattggttgtataactatatttatggctggattgggcgctaattttgagtttgatttaaagaagattattgctctttctactttaagacaacttggtttaataataagaattatggctataggttatccaaagcttgcattttttcatttattggctcatgctttatttaaggcattattatttatatgtgcaggttcaataattcataatttgaaggattctcaggatattcgttttataggatcaattgttaatttcatacctttaacttcagtttgttttaatgtttctagtttatctttgtgtggaataccttttttagcgggattttattcaaaggatttaattcttgagatggtttgtttaagatgaattaattgtttaattttttttctttattttttttctactggtttaactgcttcttattcttttcgtttgttttattattcaatatctggtgataataatttttattctagattttcttttgatgataagggttattatatttcatttggaataattggtctattgtttgttgctgttttt
Protein-coding regions in this window:
- the LOC126306412 gene encoding NADH-ubiquinone oxidoreductase chain 5-like, which gives rise to MAGLGANFEFDLKKIIALSTLRQLGLIIRILAIGYPKLAFFHLLAHALFKALLFICAGSIIHNLKDSQDIRFIGSIVNFIPLTSVCFNVSSLSLCGIPFLAGFYSKDLILEMVCLR